The proteins below come from a single Mesobacillus jeotgali genomic window:
- a CDS encoding DUF5658 family protein: MNLLDTFITWFGIRNAFIAELNPIMNAIYETDPLLFLFIKSALSILLLLFIVFSIVPRSSLVKFLLVFASASYSVVVIIHGFWLGQIM; this comes from the coding sequence TTGAATCTGCTCGACACTTTCATAACATGGTTCGGAATAAGAAATGCCTTTATCGCTGAGTTAAATCCAATCATGAATGCCATATATGAAACCGATCCATTGTTATTTCTTTTCATAAAAAGCGCTCTATCAATTTTACTTCTTTTATTTATAGTGTTTAGTATCGTTCCTCGTTCTTCTTTGGTCAAATTTCTGCTAGTATTTGCATCCGCTTCTTATTCAGTTGTCGTCATTATTCACGGTTTCTGGCTGGGCCAGATTATGTGA